Proteins encoded in a region of the Lepeophtheirus salmonis chromosome 6, UVic_Lsal_1.4, whole genome shotgun sequence genome:
- the LOC121119736 gene encoding dnaJ homolog subfamily C member 5, with protein MNDEKRLSVSGESLYAILELKKDCSPEDIKKQYRKKALKCHPDKNPNNPEAEEMFKQLNYANRVLSDANKRKIYDYHGSVGLHAVDMMGDSVIPVFLLISSKWFQCCFWSTFCCTGCCFCLCCCKCFNCFCNRCGGRCDCCGLCKPEDGEESGGDLPGYEGAEEVHTDQPRSSGSTPFVIPPENLPNEATALNPSDTKTSYSDGKNSASS; from the exons ATGAACGACGAAAAGAGGCTTTC TGTATCTGGGGAGTCCCTGTATGCTATTTTGGAGCTCAAAAAGGATTGCAGTCCCgaagatattaaaaaacaatatcgTAAAAAGGCGTTGAAATGCCATCCGGACAAAAATCCCAACAATCCTGAGGCGGAGGAAATG TTTAAGCAATTAAACTATGCTAATAGAGTGTTATCCGATGCAAACAAGCGCAAAATCTACGATTATCATGGCTCTGTGGGCCTGCATGCAGTTGATATGATGGGCGATAGTGTCATCCCCGTGTTTCTCCTCATTTCATCCAAGTGGTTTCAGTGTTGTTTCTGGTCGACTTTCTGTTGTACAGGATGTTGCTTTTGCCTATGCTGTTGCAAATGCTTTAATTGCTTTTGTAATCGCTGCGGAGGTAGATGTGATTGTTGTGGTTTGTGCAAGCCAGAAGATGGGGAAGAGTCAGGAGGGGACTTACCTGGGTATGAGGGGGCAGAAGAAGTTCATACTGATCAGCCCAGATCCTCAGGCTCTACGCCTTTTGTCATCCCTCCCGAAAATCTCCCCAATGAAGCAACTGCCCTGAATCCATCAGATACAAAAACCTCTTATAGCGACGGGAAGAACAGTGCTTCGagttaa
- the LOC121119735 gene encoding non-structural maintenance of chromosomes element 3 homolog yields the protein MSSQSMDITDSQEGFSKKDLDKITSDVIFYVLSQEKKRLPLKKNDIFKACNIQNKSKALKENIMIEVKRQLSHIFGIDLREMNSRKGSSGMQYILINEKIEILKSLDDNYLNWSDTENAKLGLLFTVLGLIFMSPDGVVDDTVIYSFLKKLSVYDDSMSMDKTMAQKIRSTQGETEGVSPEIFSLFGNVRDLIHREWGSRQHYLDIKELPMKEGDSIPHFEFRWGERAEMEIKKSKILINVCLMYNCPPSYFNEQRQKILNGDNEEDCTILTDYESALSKDDELSTCESPP from the exons ATGTCTAGTCAAAGTATGGATATAACAGATTCCCAGGAGGGTTTCTCGAAGAAGGACTTGGATAAAATCACATCGGATGTGATATTTTAcgtattaa gtcaagaaaagaaaagactTCCTCttaagaaaaatgacatttttaaagcTTGTAACATTCAGAATAAATCCAAGGCgctgaaagaaaatataatgattgaAGTCAAGAGACAATTATCTCATATTTTTGGGATTGATTTACGTGAAATGAATTCCAGAAAAGGCTCTTCAGGAATGCAGTATATCTTAATTAATGAGAAGATTGAGATTTTAAAATCATTGGATGATAATTATTTG AATTGGAGTGATACAGAAAACGCTAAATTGGGATTGCTATTCACAGTTCTTGGACTCATATTTATGTCTCCCGACGGAGTTGTTGATGATACCGTCATTTActcattcttaaaaaaactatctgTCTATGACGACTCTATGTCTATGGATAAAACTATGGCACAGAAAATTCGCTCAACACAAGGGGAAACTGAGGGAGTTTCCCCCGAAATTTTTAGTCTCTTCGGTAATGTCCGTGACTTGATCCATAGAGAGTGGGGATCCAGGCAACACTATTTGGACATTAAAGAACTACCTATGAAGGAAGGGGATAGTATTCCTCATTTTGAGTTTCGTTGGGGCGAAAGAGCGGAAATGGAGATTAAGAAGtcaaagattttaattaatgtatgtcTGATGTACAATTGCCCACCATCTTATTTTAATGAACAAcggcaaaaaatattaaatggagATAATGAAGAGGATTGCACAATACTAACGGACTACGAGAGTGCGCTATCTAAAGATGATGAATTAAGTACCTGTGAGTCACCCCCCTAG
- the Eph gene encoding ephrin type-B receptor 1-B, producing MCVSHFGWRLLLGILSFSQWAHGEIHVLLDSTKEAQLDWNRFPSSGTPGWVEESYTDFDKSINWRCYVACDVGYPNVNNWLRTPLVRSRGVARLYIEIKFSVRNCRLFPGEALQCKETFRLYASSSSSSSGGDSWDQADYTMLDRIAADEGRITSNDEMIINTEVRSLDVSNMKRGLYFLFQDEGACLTLLAVKVYYLTCPRVVLNLAQYPETPTGKGVASIERVQGKCVPHAVPKGDLFNLCQADGSWAYSSGTCLCVEGYEAHNLTGLCAPCPIGKYKAGKGNVQTCTDCPARSKAIKMGSGLCECDPGYYRGAEEPLSVPCRRPPGSPRDLKFKFLGPRTAVLNWNAPLEERNKDTRYRAECYQGCADNSVHFDRKEIPFYETNVKVSDMDFGKTYIFRIYAVNAVSNVSGRLDNYSEISIRTDDIDPLSKDADHTPNEEYISNNMNINVDQVHSHKVVLSWNWPKKDEKEDFLLRYYEVKYFPRHSEHNNSQTIVTRNKKAEIDRLKEASTYGFRVRVKSGDGNHHHWSRFSSPPVYQTTLDSFETPIFVGEHHQSGSSGVVVDRSSVIIGSITAVIVTLLLVALLFFFVRKGGSSGWISKSEKECCDSLDYRGIDSHFGNNESHPIVNSSQAQTLTSPIYNPISTPYKTYVDPHTYEDPHFAVKQFAKEIDSRFITIEAIIGGGEFGDVCRGRLSLPDRKDMLVAIKTLKPGSSEKCRADFLTEASIMGQFEHPNVIFLQGVVTKTNPIMIITEFMENGSLDTFLRANDGKFQVVQLIGMMRGIAYGMQYLSEMNYVHRDLAARNVLVNSQLVCKIADFGLSRQIADSNVDGAYTTRGGKIPVRWTAPEAIAFRKFTSSSDVWSFGIVMWEIMSYGERPYWTWSNQDVIKAIEKGYRLPAPMDCPEANHQLMLDCWQKERSHRPSFGSIVKTLDKLICCPETLRKLASDPLQNIYGSNVPDYSAFRSIEEWLSSIKMTRYSENFASAGIKDMTEVAKITLAQLQQDLGITLVGHQKKIMGSIHAMRAQSSLNVSEGFLV from the exons ATGTGTGTGTCCCATTTTGGATGGAGACTCCTTTTGGGGATACTGTCCTTTTCCCAATGGGCCCATGGCGAGATTCACGTTCTCTTGGACTCCACCAAAGAAGCCCAATTGGATTGGAATCGGTTCCCCTCATCTGGGACTCCGGGTTGGGTGGAAGAGAGTTACACAGACTTTGACAAATCCATCAATTGGCGCTGTTATGTGGCCTGCGATGTGGGATACCCCAATGTGAACAACTGGCTTCGAACCCCCTTGGTTCGGAGTCGCGGAGTGGCGCGCCTTTATATTGAAATCAAGTTCTCTGTGCGGAATTGCCGCCTCTTCCCAGGAGAAGCGCTTCAATGCAAGGAAACGTTCCGCCTCTACGCGtcctcttcttcctcctcctcgGGAGGCGACTCGTGGGATCAAGCAGACTACACGATGCTGGATCGGATTGCAGCAGATGAAGGCAGAATCACCTCCAACGACGAAATGATCATCAACACGGAAGTTCGCTCCTTGGATGTCTCCAATATGAAGCGGGGCCTTTATTTTCTGTTCCAAGATGAGGGTGCTTGCCTCACGCTGCTCGCCGTCAAGGTCTATTATCTCACGTGTCCTCGAGTCGTTCTCAACCTGGCTCAATATCCCGAGACACCCACTGGAAAAGGAGTGGCTTCCATTGAGAGGGTACAGGGTAAATGTGTACCTCATGCAGTTCCTAAGGGAGATCTCTTTAATTTGTGCCAAGCGGATGGGTCTTGGGCGTATTCATCGGGTACCTGTCTTTGTGTTGAGGGTTATGAAGCTCATAATTTAACTGGGCTTTGTGCTCCTTGTCCcattggtaaatataaagcaggAAAAGGTAATGTTCAGACTTGCACAGACTGTCCTGCGAGAAGTAAAGCAATTAAAATGGGTTCTGGTTTGTGTGAGTGTGATCCTGGATACTATCGGGGAGCAGAGGAACCTCTTTCTGTACCGTGTCGGAGACCACCTGGATCTCCAAGAGATCTTAAGTTTAAGTTTCTTGGACCTCGTACTGCTGTTCTTAATTGGAATGCTCCATTGGAAGAGCGCAATAAGGATACGAGATATCGAGCCGAGTGCTATCAGGGATGTGCTGACAATAGTGTTCATTTTGACCGAAAAGAGATTCCCTTTTATGAAACTAACGTTAAAGTTAGTGATATGGACTTTGGGAAAACGtatatttttaggatttatgCAGTAAATGCTGTATCCAATGTGTCAGGAAGATTGGATAACTATTCTGAAATATCGATTCGTACAGATGATATAGATCCCCTGAGCAAGGATGCTGATCATACCCCAAACGaagaatatatttctaataatatgaatattaatgttGATCAAGTTCACTCTCATAAAGTGGTGCTATCTTGGAATTGGCCCAAGAAAGATGAgaaagaagattttttgttgCGTTATTATGAAGTGAAGTATTTTCCGCGTCATTCAGAGCACAATAACTCCCAAACCATCGtgacaagaaataaaaaggctGAAATTGATCGTCTAAAGGAGGCATCAACGTACGGTTTTAGGGTACGTGTCAAATCGGGAGATGGAAATCATCATCATTGGAGTAGATTCTCAAGTCCTCCAGTGTACCAAACAACTTTAGATAGTTTTGAAACACCTATATTTGTTGGTGAACATCATCAATCTGGGTCAAGTGGTGTTGTTGTAGATCGTTCATCTGTTATCATTGGCTCTATTACAGCCGTAATTGTGACCCTTCTTCTTGTGGcgcttcttttcttctttgtaAGAAAGGGAGGATCATCAGGATGGATAAGTAAGTCAGAAAAAGAATGTTGTGATAGTTTGGACTATCGTGGAATAGATTCCCACTTTGGAAATAATGAATCTCATCCTATTGTTAACTCTTCACAAGCTCAAACTCTTACATCACCTATTTATAACCCCATTTCCACTCCATACAAAACGTATGTCGATCCTCATACCTATGAAGACCCTCACTTTGCTGTAAAACAATTTGCAAAAGAAATAGACTCGCGATTTATTACTATTGAGGCCATTATCGGAGGAGGAGAGTTCGGGGATGTTTGTAGAGGAAGGCTTAGTCTTCCAGATAGGAAGGATATGCTTGTTGCTATAAAAACGTTAAAACCTGGAAGCTCAGAAAAGTGTAGAGCGGATTTCCTAACTGAAGCCAGTATTATGGGACAATTTGAACATCCTAACGTCATTTTTCTACAAGGTGTTGTCACTAAAACTAATCCTATCATGATCATCACAGAGTTTATGGAAAATGGCTCACTGGATACGTTTTTAAGGGCCAACGACGGAAAATTtcag gtggTGCAGCTAATTGGAATGATGAGGGGTATAGCTTATGGTATGCAATACTTATCAGAGATGAATTATGTTCACAGAGATTTAGCAGCTAGAAATGTTCTTGTGAACTCACAACTTGTTTGCAAAATTGCGGACTTTGGACTGAGCCGCCAAATTGCAGATTCAAATGTAGATGGAGCATATACTACACGCGGTGGTAAAATTCCTGTTCGATGGACTGCTCCAGAAGCCATTGCATTCCGTAAATTTACTTCCTCTTCTGACGTTTGGAGTTTTGGTATTGTAATGTGGGAAATCATGAGCTATGGTGAACGCCCCTACTGGACATGGTCAAACCAAGACGTGATCAAAGCCATAGAAAAAGGTTATAGGCTCCCCGCTCCCATGGACTGCCCAGAAGCCAATCACCAATTAATGCTAGACTGCTGGCAAAAAGAAAGATCTCATCGACCTTCCTTTGGTTCAATTGTTAAGACATTAGATAAACTAATATGTTGTCCTGAGACTCTTCGTAAACTCGCTTCAGATCCTTTACAAAACATATATGGCAGTAACGTGCCTGATTACTCCGCATTTAGAAGTATTGAAGAGTGGCTTAGTTCCATAAAAATGACTCGTTACTCAGAAAATTTTGCCTCCGCTGGAATCAAAGATATGACGGAAGTTGCCAAAATAACTTTAGCACAACTACAACAGGATTTGGGTATAACCCTAGTTGGACATCAGAAGAAAATAATGGGTAGTATTCATGCCATGAGGGCACAATCTTCACTCAATGTGTCTGAAGGCTTCCTTGTATag
- the LOC121120446 gene encoding venom dipeptidyl peptidase 4, producing MPLEFNMFSRARRLFNYGNLDGDVVKVSANTSNEGSVTIENTGILSNQVSYIRPKKWIMIISAICLLASITLIAVSVSHQSSPPEPVYTFANSEKFISDNNLKEISLNDVTERNKFWPRFFNGSWISDHEITFYDKNRGIYIFNVDTLQKRHVVSGDMLHPGEAATKLSSDQKYLLIESHYHSLYRASSYAQYRVLDLDGRTIEDLKPSDADNDSPYYCRLVSWAPKGNALVYIDMDNNIHYRSSALALDTLLTTSGINGKIFNGIPDWVFEEEIFESNSALWWSPDGKKIVWGSFNDTLVESMILQEYGNLSPRPNPGNFPYPRFEEPLRYPKVGTTNPSLSLWLANLDEKSGITVKQLSEPSSLYSEEVHFSRVTWVDSLTFAVDWMNRVQNKTVLSLCGVEDLDCVEIFQRTEAKGWIESAYKVFFNPNPPNRDFLTILPDDSTPFRYRQVFRVLGNERIRITNKNADIVDLISWNKSGYLYYTSTLPDRSTSKHFFRIWIPQTPESPVGEHECLSCNVPEMEYLNRTNCSFFNVRMSLEGSFYVLECKGPNVPWISIHQSKSLRFIMPLENNYELEEIKKEFALPSIEFIRVRVPGSDQKANVKLIYPPGFNPEKANSYPLLVEVYGGPGYLKVKEEWNYHEFYSYFSGAHDIITAVIDPRGSGFQGDDWKFSQYRNLGKVESQDVLHITHHLLNNYKFIDHERTAIWGWSYGGFLTLKVLTADIGGLFSCGASVAPVVDWRLYDTYYTERFMGLPLNDNEKGYNESSVYWNIDNLKNKKFYLIHGTKDDNVHFQQSLILSATLEEKDILFRQQVYTDQNHGIHYVRKHLYHTLTNFFVEDCFGQGLE from the coding sequence ATGCCTCTTGAATTCAACATGTTTAGTCGAGCAAGAAGGCTTTTTAACTACGGAAACCTTGATGGAGATGTAGTGAAAGTAAGTGCCAATACGTCAAACGAAGGATCTGTAACGATAGAAAATACTGGAATACTAAGTAATCAAGTTTCGTATATTCGACCTAAAAAATGGATTATGATCATCTCAGCAATTTGTCTTCTGGCTTCGATAACGTTAATTGCAGTCTCTGTGAGTCATCAAAGTTCCCCTCCAGAGCCCGTATATACATTCGCCAATTCAGAGAAGTTCATCTCagataataatttgaaagaaatatcatTAAATGATGTTActgaaagaaataaattttggcCGAGATTTTTTAACGGCTCTTGGATCAGTGATCATGAAATTACATTTTACGACAAGAATCGAggaatttacattttcaatgtAGATACACTGCAAAAACGGCACGTTGTATCGGGGGATATGCTGCATCCGGGAGAAGCTGCTACAAAACTTTCCAGtgatcaaaaatatcttttaattgaGTCACATTATCATAGTTTATATCGAGCATCATCTTATGCTCAATATCGTGTCTTAGACCTCGATGGAAGAACCATAGAGGATTTGAAACCCTCAGACGCAGACAATGATTCGCCGTATTACTGTCGTTTAGTATCGTGGGCTCCAAAAGGAAATGCTCTTGTCTACATCGATATGGACAACAACATTCATTACCGTTCATCAGCCCTAGCTTTGGATACATTATTGACGACTTCCGgtattaatggaaaaatatttaatggaataCCTGATTGGGTATTCgaagaagaaatttttgaaagtaattctGCACTTTGGTGGTCACCtgatgggaaaaaaattgtttggggCTCCTTTAATGACACCTTGGTCGAATCAATGATTTTACAGGAGTATGGAAATTTGTCACCACGTCCTAATCCCGGAAATTTTCCTTATCCTCGATTCGAAGAACCTCTTCGTTATCCTAAAGTAGGAACCACGAATCCTTCACTTTCTCTATGGTTGGCAAATCTGGATGAGAAAAGTGGCATAACTGTGAAACAATTATCAGAACCATCTTCCCTATATTCAGAAGAAGttcatttttcaagagtaaCCTGGGTCGATTCCTTAACTTTTGCAGTAGATTGGATGAATCGAGTTCAAAATAAAACGGTACTATCACTTTGTGGAGTTGAAGATTTAGATTGTGTTGAGATATTTCAAAGAACAGAGGCAAAAGGATGGATAGAAAGtgcttataaagtttttttcaaccCTAATCCTCCAAATCGGGATTTTCTAACGATCTTACCAGATGATTCAACTCCATTTAGGTACCGACAAGTATTTAGAGTGTTAGGAAATGAAAGAATTcgaataacaaataaaaatgctgATATTGTAGATCTGATATCTTGGAATAAGAGTGGTTATCTATATTACACATCTACATTACCAGATAGATCgacttcaaaacatttttttcgtaTTTGGATTCCACAAACACCTGAATCTCCTGTTGGTGAACATGAGTGCTTAAGTTGTAACGTTCCGGAAATGGAATATCTTAATAGAACaaattgcagtttttttaatgttagaaTGAGTTTGGAGGGTTCGTTTTATGTATTAGAGTGCAAAGGACCTAATGTTCCTTGGATTTCTATCCATCAATCGAAATCACTTCGTTTTATAATGCCACTAGAAAATAATTACGAACTAGAGgagattaaaaaagaatttgcaTTGCCAAGCATTGAATTCATAAGAGTTAGAGTTCCAGGCTCAGATCAAAAAGCAAATGTTAAACTTATTTATCCACCTGGATTTAATCCTGAAAAAGCTAATAGCTATCCTTTACTCGTGGAAGTTTATGGAGGACCTGGATATCTCAAAGTTAAAGAAGAATGGAACTATCATGAATTCTATTCATATTTCAGTGGTGCTCACGATATAATTACGGCAGTAATAGATCCACGTGGATCAGGATTTCAAGGTGATGACTGGAAGTTTTCCCAGTACAGGAATCTTGGCAAAGTAGAGTCTCAAGATGTTCTTCACATCACTCACCATTTACTCAATAACTACAAGTTTATTGATCATGAAAGAACAGCCATTTGGGGATGGTCCTATGGAGGATTTCTAACATTGAAAGTTCTAACAGCAGACATTGGAGGCCTGTTTTCCTGTGGTGCATCAGTAGCACCTGTTGTGGATTGGCGTTTATATGATACTTATTATACGGAAAGATTTATGGGACTTCCACTAAATGATAACGAAAAAGGATATAACGAGAGCAGTGTCTACTGGAATATtgataatcttaaaaataagaaattttatttaatacatggAACCAAAGACGATAATGTTCATTTCCAACAGTCTTTAATCCTCTCAGCAACTCTTGAAGAGAAGGACATTTTATTCAGACAACAAGTATACACGGACCAAAACCACGGTATTCACTATGTTCGCAAACATTTATATCACACTTTAACTAATTTCTTTGTGGAAGACTGTTTTGGTCAGGGGTTGGAATAA